In Syngnathus acus chromosome 5, fSynAcu1.2, whole genome shotgun sequence, a genomic segment contains:
- the LOC119122975 gene encoding monocarboxylate transporter 2-like — translation MSSTPTNKQALKPPDGGWGWMVVIGAHISIGFAYSTPKALSIFFKDIRSDLQASESDIAWISSIMLAAMYAGGPVSSALVNRFGSRPIVIVGGLMCGASMVAASFGNSIVYLYLCVGVIAGCGLALNLNASITIISKYFLAKRPLANGLAMAGSPVFLCFLAPFNQFLLDKFGWRGSLLILGALMLNCCVAGALMRPLASCTSFPAPHKEAEEQSNNANTKPLKQSCSRGAKNIFDWSFFKDRGFLIYLIGNIMFIFGAYAPIMFLTDYAISRGVDQYSAAYLLSIMGFVDMFVRPGTGLIANSKWIRPRIQYFFSFAVVFNGTCHLLCPLITNYTFLVVYAVFFGVAFGMVFALIFECLMDLMGNQRFPRAVGLVTIIECVPMLLGPPTAGLLVDKFEDYKYLFFLCGAVIVTGGIFLFVMNIYNYRMLEKERRRQPNANHTVGQDQAEMASALTHTFCPKESDVLECKEDVASIQVKS, via the exons ATGTCCTCGACACCAACCAATAAGCAGGCCTTGAAACCACCAGATGGTGGCTGGGGTTGGATGGTCGTGATTGGGGCTCATATTTCCATTGGCTTTGCCTACTCTACACCCAAAGCCCTCTCCATTTTCTTCAAGGATATCCGATCAGACTTGCAAGCCAGCGAGAGTGACATAGCGTGGATCTCATCTATCATGTTAGCAGCCATGTATGCTGGAG GACCGGTGAGCAGCGCGTTGGTCAATCGCTTTGGAAGCCGACCGATAGTTATTGTAGGGGGGCTGATGTGCGGGGCCTCCATGGTCGCGGCTTCTTTCGGGAACTCCATCGTTTACCTCTACTTGTGCGTTGGAGTCATTGCAG GCTGTGGACTGGCCTTAAACCTGAATGCATCTATCACCATCATCAGCAAGTATTTTCTGGCCAAGCGTCCTTTGGCCAATGGTCTCGCAATGGCAGGGAgtcctgtttttttgtgcttccTAGCCCCTTTTAATCAATTTCTACTGGACAAGTTTGGCTGGAGAGGAAGTCTTCTTATCCTCGGGGCTCTGATGCTCAACTGTTGTGTGGCCGGGGCCTTGATGAGACCCCTCGCTTCCTGTACCTCGTTTCCCGCTCCCCATAAAGAAGCGGAGGAGCAGTCTAATAACGCCAACACCAAGCCACTGAAGCAAAGTTGCAGCAGAGGTGCCAAGAACATCTTTGACTGGTCCTTTTTCAAAGATCGAGGTTTTCTTATTTACCTCATCGGGAACATCATGTTCATTTTCGGTGCCTACGCACCCATCATGTTCCTGACAGATTACGCCATCAGTCGTGGCGTTGACCAATACTCGGCAGCGTATCTGCTCTCCATTATGGGCTTTGTGGACATGTTTGTTCGCCCCGGCACAGGCTTGATTGCCAACAGCAAGTGGATCCGACCACGAATCCAGTACTTCTTCAGCTTTGCCGTGGTGTTCAATGGCACCTGCCATTTACTCTGTCCACTGATCACCAACTACACCTTTTTGGTGGTGTACGCCGTATTTTTTGGCGTGGCTTTCGGCATGGTGTTCGCCCTCATCTTTGAGTGCCTGATGGATCTGATGGGAAATCAACGCTTCCCTCGTGCCGTTGGACTGGTCACCATCATTGAGTGTGTCCCCATGCTGCTGGGACCGCCCACTGCAG GTTTACTGGTGGATAAATTTGAAGACTACAAGTACCTCTTCTTCTTGTGCGGCGCAGTGATTGTTACCGGCGGGATCTTCCTTTTCGTCATGAATATTTACAACTATCGTATGCTGGAAAAAGAGAGGCGTCGACAGCCAAACGCAAATCACACAGTAGGCCAAGACCAGGCCGAGATGGCGAGCGCGCTCACTCACACTTTTTGTCCAAAGGAGTCTGACGTGCTTGAGTGTAAAGAAGACGTAGCGAGCATCCAAGTTAAAAGTTGA